The Setaria italica strain Yugu1 chromosome VIII, Setaria_italica_v2.0, whole genome shotgun sequence genome includes the window ATTCATTGATAAGACAGCGAGTGATATCTTGTTTCCTTCGTGTTCGACTGTTACTTCTTCCCATTTATTGTGACCTCGCCTGCCCGTGAGGTTAGGTCCTAACACTCCCCTTCACTCCCGTTGTTGGCCGTGCCCGGTGCCATCTTGAAGCCGATGCTGCTCAAGCCTAGTGAGCGAGTGAAGGCCGGAGGTGGTTGGCGTGGGCCACGGAGGCCCTCGGGCGGCTACCGGGAGGAAGGCATGGCGACAGGCCACCTGGGAGTGGCACGGTGGTGCATAAGTGGCGTCGTACTTAGGAGTGGCATGGTGGTGTGCGGCGTGGGTGTTGGCAGCAGCACGTCAAGGATGCAGCTCTGTGTGGCTTGGAGGCATTGTGGTAGCGCAACCAAGGGTGGTTCGCGCGAGTCTTGCTAGCGACACCATGGTGGTAAAGCCATGGAGGTGTGGTTGGGCAGCAACTAGCACGAGACTATATATATGTTAATGCAAATGAAAACTGTATAAATGTTCATGCAAGTgtcatatatgtgtgtgtgttcatTCAAAAAGTCGTAAGGCAGCAACTAGCACGAGACTATATATATGTTCATGCAAAAGGTCGTAGGGCAGCAACTAGCACGAGACTATGTATATGTTAATGCAAGTGAAAATTGTATAAATGTTCATGCAAgtgtcatatatatatatatatatatatatatatatatatatatatatgtgtgtgtgtgtgtgtgtgtgtgtgtgtgtgtgtgtgttcattcAAAAAGTCGTAGGGCAGGCACTAGCACGATACTATATATATGTTCATGCAAGTAGTGTCTCATTAATCATAGCGACGTAACGCCAAAACACATCAACCAGTTGCATGCGTATATCTAGGCGTTTTTGACCTGGTGTCACTACTACATACATAGTTCAGCTATAACCAACGCTTTTAGAAAGAGTGATAATTTCGGCACCGTTACAAAGACCGCAAAAGACCTCTTTCAGAAAGAGCTTATAATGTTGCCATGATGCACCCACAAACGTCGATCGCAAAGTCAGGACAGCAAGACAATTAAGCAAGGAATCAAATACTCCTTGGCATCATCAACACCCGAATCAccctactagctagctagctacttgTACATTCAGAATTCAGAGCAGCCCTGAACTATCCTGCTGGGGAAAAGGGGATAGCCGAGAGACGCTTGCTACCGGCCAGACTCCAATCTCAGGCCACCGACTGGATCAAAGCTACCGTACCCTTGATAAGAATCCTAATgagttggagagagagagagagagagacggagCCCAAGAACTCACCTTTCTGCAGGGGTCTGTAGCCTCTGGACGCTTCCTCCTCGTCCTATACTCTTCCGAGCCCAGGCCTCTCCTTCCCCTTTGTTTCTTCCTCGAACCCCTGCAGTTCTTGGAAGTTATATTATGCCGCACTCGCTTCGCAAGAACCCCTGCAGTTGAATTTTATGTTAGAATATTGTATGGGCGAATCAAAGATGATATGACcagttcgttcaaaaaaaaagatgatatgaccaaggcATATATAATAATCTCTAATTAAAGGACTCAAGCTGTTTCGCGTACCATAATTATTCTCGGAATTTATATCAAAAGAAACTCTTAATTTTAATTCTTCACACAAACTATTTTAATAGAAATATTCTAGAGAATACACAAACTATAGCACATATTTACCGTAGCATCACATAACCAAGCCATCACATATTTCACTACTTCAGCAGACTGAATATATATAGAAACTCCATGTACAAGCAAGAGTGCGTTGCACGTAGGCAAAGGCAGACACTTCTCCAAATTTTGGTCCCAGCAGAACCAAAAGATTAATTAGAGCCACGCGCTTAGGACACAAAAGGTGTCTTTCCCTATCAACTTGATCTTTTGTACTACTTAAATGGTCCATGACGATGAAACTCGATGCTTGAAATAGGAGAGCCCTCATGATTACACACATGAGTTCTTTCTGTTGGAACATGAAGATGTGAGTGTACTGAATTCGATCTAATGATCTGCATGAGGTGTTCTGTCAAAGCATATAATCATTCACCTACAACGCTTCCAAGTTCTGTCTTTCTGAGTATATAAAAACCATGGTATGTATGAATCTAACTCTGTCCATACGTCTGGTAGTTCAGTCCCTGCTATTTTTACTAACCTTGTCCTCTAGGTAGAAGTACGGTGGACTTTCAGCGTTGGGTCCTGCAGAGCGATGGACTTTTCGGTATGGTGCAGTGTGCTCCTTTCTTGACTTATGCTAACAGTCTAACACAAAGTTATGATTAGGAGATTGACGACCGTGTGTGTGATCTGAGGCTGACAACGGCATGGTGGAGAAGTTCTAGTAGCTACacggcttgcagcggactgtgGCGGCCAGTCCTGCATGGCAGCGACTGGTTTGGCGTGGGGCATCATCAGAAACGATGGCGCTGGCGATAAGGGCTACTTGCCGGCTTTTTCTGCTAGGTGGTAGTGGTGCAGAGTGGTGGTGGTGCGCAATGAAGCTTCCATATGGCAGTCGTGTGTACATGTGACTATGTGAGTCCCCTCCTTTATGCTTTTCCAGAAAAAATGAAAAGCATAAAGAGGGCACTCACATGCCTCCTTGATGAAGCTAGCAGCGTTGGGATGGGTCTCATGATTCTTTCGATTGTTAACATGGATCTCATGGTTCTTTCGATTGTTGGGATGGGTGGGATGGGCAATGCCACCTTTAATTTGTGCAACTCATTTATAATGACCTTGCAATCGTGAAGCATTTTGAGCTTCAGAGGTGGTGCTCTGTGTCAGATTAGAAAAAATCATTGCAAGGATGCATATTAGTGATGGAAACTTATAGAATGTTTATCATTCAACTAACTCAGATTTTTATTTGTTCGGTCTGCCTACGCGTCACCTGAGTGAAACATTAGCCTTCCTCACTCGAACCTCACTCGAACATCCGATCCGACACCTTTCCTTCATCTTCTATCTTCTAGTGAAGTATATATCTAGGCacgtagcaaaaattatgtatctagaaaaaatgacctacaatttgaaacggagggattACGTTGGAACATCAACCAAACAAATGGACAAACCCTTTAAATTATTTGGCCTCCAAGAATGCCATACGACCTGAATGAATAACTGAAAGCTAACAGTGCTTGTTGTACATACCAGCTGAGCTGCTTGACTTAGCTATGTTTATTCGGTCTGTTCGTGACCCGCGCGTGATCTAGAGTATTCGTGTGTTGGCTAGAAAAAGCACCAACACTATATTTATTTGCAAACAGGTTTTAAATGCAATACAATAATTCAGAAATCTAGACATCCTGAGCCATGCGAGGGATAAGAAGAAGCTTCTCCTTCCTGTGCACATCCAACCCATACGACTCTGCCATGTCGATGCCTGCCGACCCCGGCGGAAGCTCCCAGTTGAAGTGGTAGATGAGGTTAGCAAGGATGATCTCGAAGGAGGCGGTGGTGAAGTTCACACCCGGGCACATCCTTCGCCCGGACCCAAACGGCAGGAAACGGAAGTCGTTCCCCAGGAAGTCGGAGGCAGCATCCACGGCTTCCTCCATGAACCGCTCCGGCATGAACTCCTCTGCACTCTCCCAGGTGGTGGCGTCCCTGCCGAGAGCCCACGCGTTGACGATCACACGCGTCCCAGAGGGTATGGTGTAGCCCTCCACGTCGCATTCGGCCATGGCCAGGTGGGGTATCAGAAGAGCCCCCGGCACGTGCAGCCGCATCGACTCTCTCATCACGGCCTTGAGGTAGCTCATGCCGCTGCTCAGGTCGTGTTCGGTGACCagttccttcttcttccccttggaTGCTGCACACCCCCTCACCTCGGCTTGAAGCTTGGTCATCGCCTTGGGATTACGCATCAGCTCGGCCATGGCGTAGTCTAGGGCTATGTAGGTTGTGTCCGTCCCGGCTTCAAACATGTCCTACATGAACATATCGATCAGTCATATGTACCTCTCGTGAGAAATAAAGTGGAGCATATATGCCTTGTTTACCGAGAGCAAttattttgctgagtgtttctcTGGCGGCACTTGGCAAACGTATTGTTTACCGAGTGTCCGATGGAATGCACTCAGCAAAAACCACCAGACACACGGCATATCTACTATTTGATAAATTAAACATACCATCAGTATCGCCTTGACGTTGTCTGTGGTCAGGCCGTACTCTTGTTGAACGGCAAGCAGCACGTCGATGAAGTCCTCCTCGTCCTCACCATCGACGACCGTCTTGCTCTTGTGCTTGTCGATGAGGCTGTCCAAGAGGTCATCCCATATCTTCCTGTGCTTCACGGCCTTGGCCGACACCATGTCGAACCTCGCCAAGCTCGGGAAGTAGTCGTCCAGGTTGAATCCCCCCAGGAGCTTGGCGTTCGTCTCCAGCAGCTCCCGGAACAGCTGGTTCCGGCCTTGTTCCCTGGGGAGCCTGCCCGTCACGGCCTGGCACACGATGTCGTTGGCGAAGAAGCTGAAGAGCTCGCTGACGTCGACCGCCATGcccatggtggcggcggccgtcaCCTTTGCCAAAACCAGCTGGACCTCGTGCTcgcgggcggcgcggttggACCGGACCTTCGCCGCGGTAAGGAGGTGGGTGGTGATCACCTTCTTGGCCTGGCGCCAGTACTCACCGTAGGGGGCGAAGCCGACGTCGGTGCAGCCGTAGAACAGGACGTCGGCCACCGCGGAGCGCGGCCGGGAGGCGAAGACGTGGTCGTGCGTGCGCAGGACGGCCTTGGCGGCGCCGGGGGAGGAGACGACGAGCGTTGGCacggcgccgaggcggaggagcagcACGTCGGGGCCATGCCTCTTTGCGAGGTCGCGGAGGGAGTGGTGGGGAAGGGATCCGatgaggtggaggtggccgatGATCGGGAGCTTGAACGGAGGCGATGGGAGCTTGCTGAGCAGCTTCTCGGACCTGGACTTTGGCGTAGCCAGGCGAACGGcgacgacgaagaggaggaagacgagggctAGGGACTGTGGAGATGCGTGCTCGAAGAGGTGCTCTAGCACTGGAGCCATGGCGGCTGCTGTGCTCGATCAACAGCTAGCTTGTGGTACTGTGCCCGTTGCAATTTCTATAGCGCTCTGAAGTTGGCATTCATTCATGATGCATCGGACGAAGTGAAAGAACAGTAATTGTGGACTTATGGTGTGTTTAGTTGACATATATTTAATTAGTTTCTAAGTACTAATTGCACATGGAGTAACACAAGTGAagctttaaaaaaaaatagaatggaTACGGAGGGATAATTCATCGGTATCCATGAATTGACAAAGCACATCTCTCAAAGCACATCTCTCATCCATGAATGGATATGGAGTAACAACATAAATAATTCATGGATATATACGAAGGGATTCGATCCATCGGTATCCATGAATTGACAAAGCACATCTCTCAAAAACCCACAAGTTCTTGAGTGCAACTGCATTATTTAAGATCCCATGCATGTGCTATTTTCGTTGTCCGTATCCATCAGATGCACACATCCAAAAGTGCAAACGTTGACAAAAACCCGGCCACAAGTTCTTGATTTGCAACCCCATGTGCTAACTGGAAGGCcactattatttttttttgtaatttcCGCACCAGCCTGTTGAATGTTTGACAAAACAACGGCACCTGTTTTTGTAATTTCCGCCACCgtgcctccctcctctccgccgcgggtcaccaccgcgcctccctcctctcccacgCAGGTCACCGCCGCGCCTCTCCCGTAGGCCGCTGCTgcacctccctcctctcccctatAGGCTCCACCGTATCCAGTGCCGTGCCTCCCTCCTCggttagtttttctttttataatcCGATAATCTTAATTTTGATGCACTAAaatgatttttaaataatttcaTGAATTAAAGATGATGTTTGTGGAATAATCTATCTTATTGCAATTTTGATATATGACAAAGTGGAATGAAAAATGTTCTGTTGATATATACATGAGATCTAAAACAAgaattgtaaatttcttccattattttgttGCCTATCTTTTATTCTTAGAAGTATGGACAATCTTTTATTCTTAGCATTTCGTAAATTATGATGTTTTATGGCGTAATGATTATTGAGTAGATGTTTGTGGGATAATCTAACTTATTACAATTatatttggatagtttgggtTAACGCGCAAGTTGTCATTCTTTCCGCCATGATGTTggcggccgtggtggtggtggcggccgtggaagTGACAGTGGACGCTACATTTTTGTGGAGCCACCATTAGCTCATCCTCCATGAATTCACTTTCCTTTTCACGCCATTGACTTGCCTACCGGTGATCGAAGTAAAGGAGTAATTCTcaacatagtaatattattTCCTTCTTATAATTGAtatttttactacacatgaataattcataaatttacttacatacaatgtagcttatcaaccctattagatggctcaaagaaattggctcaaagatgttgtcgaagctcTAGGTGGCACTTCTCCTTCAGTGCAATTTGAGGCCTACCTAcaacagcttaaggatcatgggtactatGTGCTAGTCTTatcatatttttgaataaaggcACTTTaggtgggagaaagcaatgtgacaATAACTACCGAGAGACTTTGTTAGCCGAATGAAAATGACATGGTTTGGAACATATCTAATAAATCTTTTATCTCTAgttatgttacattttttaacTTTCATCGTGTTATTCTCATTTTTATGTTATCTTTGGTCAAACCATTGCAGCAATAAGCTTTCATGCGATTCTGGGATCAActcttggatgtgttgaattatagttacatAAATGGAAATCCGATACGCCCCAGAGATTCCAAGCTCCAGATTCATCTCACTTTCTAAAGGGTATATGAGTTTACCTCCCTgttgttcgagatttatggtagtgcatGTGACTGTTCATGTGAAGCGATAG containing:
- the LOC101772804 gene encoding indole-2-monooxygenase — protein: MAPVLEHLFEHASPQSLALVFLLFVVAVRLATPKSRSEKLLSKLPSPPFKLPIIGHLHLIGSLPHHSLRDLAKRHGPDVLLLRLGAVPTLVVSSPGAAKAVLRTHDHVFASRPRSAVADVLFYGCTDVGFAPYGEYWRQAKKVITTHLLTAAKVRSNRAAREHEVQLVLAKVTAAATMGMAVDVSELFSFFANDIVCQAVTGRLPREQGRNQLFRELLETNAKLLGGFNLDDYFPSLARFDMVSAKAVKHRKIWDDLLDSLIDKHKSKTVVDGEDEEDFIDVLLAVQQEYGLTTDNVKAILMDMFEAGTDTTYIALDYAMAELMRNPKAMTKLQAEVRGCAASKGKKKELVTEHDLSSGMSYLKAVMRESMRLHVPGALLIPHLAMAECDVEGYTIPSGTRVIVNAWALGRDATTWESAEEFMPERFMEEAVDAASDFLGNDFRFLPFGSGRRMCPGVNFTTASFEIILANLIYHFNWELPPGSAGIDMAESYGLDVHRKEKLLLIPRMAQDV